The Coturnix japonica isolate 7356 chromosome 6, Coturnix japonica 2.1, whole genome shotgun sequence genomic sequence gtGACACTTGACCCTCAGATAATCAGTGGAAAGATGCTGCTGTTAATCAAGGTTGGTTTAATTGACTACGAAAGGAAATAACTCATAGAACTATAGAACATCTTGAGTAGGAAGGGATTTGTAAGGATCAGCTCTGCAGTTCACAAACAAACTTTCCAAACAGCAATGaggcaaaaagcaaaagctgatgGAGGGAAGAGCATATACCCATGGGCTGTCTGCAGGCATGTGGGCTTCCCAGAGGAACTTGGCTGTCTTCGAGGAGAAACAAACTCTTCCATGTGTCAGTATTCTTGTTATTAAAGTCCTGAGAATTTTGTATGCTGTTGATCAAAGGAGGAAGGCTAgacaacaggggaaaaaagtgcaGTGAAAACATGACACTGAGATGCCAGGATTTGATAGAGGACAGTTGGCAGCTGCATCTTTCAGTCCAAAGGAAATGTATCAGTTCTCAAATGCATCTTTAGGTTAGATTTTCAGTTAGATTTCTTGGTGGCGTTAAGCCTTAAACATTCATTTCCTATGAAATGAGTGACTGAAATGTTTTAGTTAGGTCATCAAATAATCTCTTATACCACACATATAAGACATATCTTCAAAAAATTCTGCTATTTCATAGTCTCAGTAGAGCAGCATGCaggaaaaaactttttccttgaTGAAAACTCCAGCAAAGACAAACCTTCCGTCTGTGTGTCACAGAACTTTTGAACCAAAGGTCAGCTCTAAACACTGACAATCTCATCATCTTCATGCTTTTTTGTCCATTGCCAAATATAGACAAAAATGTAATACAAACTACCAAATGCAGAGTGATAAATTAACCTCTTATCTAGAGAAGTTTCATATTGTTGCATTATCCCTCCTGTTTAGTACAATATCATTACAAATCACATCTCAGTCAAGGTAGCCTGGTATGCATGTGGTATGTAGGCCACTAATCCATTAGctgtagttttaaaaaaatagcaggAGATTTGTGTAACCCTTTTAGAACAAGTCATTTGTGCATAAATTTCATTATTCGATTAAGATAAAGCCTTTGGGATCCCTCAAAGATCACGTCCTCATTCTGTACAAAATTCACGTCTTCATCCCCATGAATTTACAGCCTAAACTGACAGGGGAAAAGGGTGAGAGCTGTGGTGAACTGTGTGTCCCTGTGGTCATCGAGGACCCGGGTCTCCTGGTCATCAGCCCATCCACCAGGCTGTAGCTTCACAGAGCCACCTctgcttttaatatttgaaaatatagtAAATATGGTGTGGTTTTATGTCATTGACGATGCAACAAAAGTCAAAGGAGCACTGATTTTCCAAGTCAAGACCTAATACTGTCAGAGGTCGCTGGTGATCACTGTTATTTATTAGTAGTGCTTATTGCTCATTCATAATGTAGTCTGCCATTGAaatattagaaacaaaacatgcagGCCCTGCCATGAAGAGCTCACAGGCAAGCTGTGCAAAGCATTCATCCCCTCTACCATGGTAAAATATGCACAGCAAACTCTTTCCTTCTGATCTGTATAAAATGAAGCTATTTGTTGGATCCGTCATGCTCACTTAGCTATGCAAGATAAACAAATCCAGAAACACTCAATAAATATCCTCAACTGCAGGGATTACCAGCAAGAGAATCAGTTATGTAAAGTATGTGGGCCTTTGGAGTTAGACATATGCATCGAGACTCAAGGCAGACATCAACAGAAAACTTTAGCTTTCCCTGAACTTTAGAGTGCTTTTTTTCACTAGACGTAGGTTTCAGTCCTTTTTAGCTGATAGATTTTTCTTATGAGTACAGGGAGTGTAGCTTTTCCTTTATCACCCCCAAAAGTTTATACAAAAATTACTTGATAGGAAAAGGCCAAACAGTCAGCAAACTGTGAAATGTGGAACTAGGAAGATTCATTCATTTTGGCGCAGCTTAGGACCAAGGAGGAGGCTGAGGTTGGGAAGGAGCGATCAGTGTTGCCTTACAGCAGCAGTGGTAGTGGGCACGAGGCCTGCTGCCCTACACCTGTGCCATGTTTGCATGGgtttcccttccttttgttCCCTAGTCTCCCAGGATGTCTCGCCATGTTTTCACAAACTTCCCAGGTTTTCAGCATTTGCACCTCCCAGCTCTATTCCCTTCCTGTGGAGCCACAGTGACTTTCTTTCATGGCTGAGCCTGAGGCCATATCCAAGCCCTTGGCACCATCACCCTGCTCAGTCTGCAGATCCCAGGGCATCATTCTCAACCAGGGCTTTTCCTTTGTACCCAACAAAGAAACTCCCATTTTCTAGTGCTGCACTTCTCATCATGAATCTCCTAAGTGTCCCTGTGCCCTCTTAGAAGGGTCCCTCAGCAGGGACCTTAGAACAGTCACTAGAAATGGTCTCTCACAGGGTTTTCTCATGGGTTCAACACCTCAGGAAACAACCGTCTGCTTTATTTAATGTCTCTAATGACAACTCTCTGACTTAAAGAAAGTGAATTCCTTTTGCTGTCAGCCTTTTAAAGCTCGGTCTAAGAAAAAATATCGCCAGCAGAAATAGCTGAGTGGAAGCAAAGGGGCCTTCCTGCAATGTGCAAAGTGCCGATGCTGCGTGCGGTGTCAGCTCCGCTACTGAGCAAGTGAGTGTCTGCAAGGAAGAGCTGCTGTAAATCAAGCGTGCACAGCTCTGGCAAGTGCTTGCTGCAAGCACAGAGGAACAATCCACCTCAGCTTCCAGTTCTTGCACGAGTGCTGAGGCACTTACCAAGCCACAATAATTGTGCTGCTGCGGGctatcttttccttcctcattgTACAGGGATTAAGGCTTGGCTGCCTTGATGAGAAAGCTGTCCTGATTGCTTGCAATTTTTTAGCATTCCCGGTTAAAGTGGTTTTAAAGTGACAGCAAAGGCAATTGGAAAACTGTTCCCAGTCCTTCCTTTGAAACAAACTTAATTGTCACGTCTGATTAAATGCAAGGCAGATTCAGCCCTGCTTGCTTCTGCCAAACCCCTCCGTGGTTGTGGTGCTCACCCAGCAAGAAGGAAGGGTAACTGGGGGGAACATGGGCTGTGAAGGTGAGGTGAGTAGGGTAATTGGGGGAAACAAGGGCTGTGAAAGTGAGGCGAGTGGTGAGACTGCTTGCTTATGCCTCTCACCTGCACTGTGACCTCAGGCAAGTTGCTGAGACACTTGGGGTTCTGTTTTCCCTACTTTTAAAGGAAGCAGGAATgcaattgtttttctcctgcacATTGTGGTTGGAGGCAGAGGACTCTAAATTGTTCTGGTAGCCTAATGACAGCTTCAGACAAGTAGCAGAATACATCAATTTCCCCATCTttttaagcacagaaaagaattcCCCTGCCCTAgcagagagcaggcagcaaCTGTGAAAGTGatgcactgaaatgcaggaaACTCAGTGTAGTGCAGGAATTCGGTTACATGGCTGTTTGCAAATTAATGGCTAAATCAATTAAATGAAAGCATGGGATTTCTCTTGAGGAAAGTCTGGTCACAATTGCAATGAAAAGGGGAGGGGTTGTGGAGTGGGGATGACATAATCACATTTGCGAATCACCAGCAGTGTGCATGCTTTAATCCATTAATGGGGTTTTTATCTGTGATCATAAAAAGCAGGTTACATTCAGCCTGGAAGGGAGTGAGGGttggaggagaggggaggggagagcaagagagagagaaagcgAGAGAGAAAGAGAGTGCTATTCGCTCAGTGAATTGCTTGCAAGCTTTGGGCTGATAATTAGGGATCTCAGGGGTGCAGTTTCTCAGAATAACCTGCTCGCCTTCGGATGGACCAAATGGAGACAGTGGTTCAGTCctgctgatatttttaaagcccTCCTCGCAGTTTGATGGGCATTCCCAGTGCTTTTGTGCACGTCTCGGAGAGCGTTGACGTGGAAAggagcagcaaggagggggAGGTTGGAGGAAAAAAACGGCAGCTCTTCTAAAAATACGGAGGGCATGCGAGAGTGCGAGCAGGCTGGGAAGGAGGGCGAGGGGAGAGCACCTCGCGCCATGGTCCTCGGACACTCGGAGATGTCCCTCCTGTGACTGGATGCACCATGAGCATCTGGGAGGTGATCCTGGCttttgtggtggtggtgctgATGCTCGTGGCCTTGCTGGCCAATGTGCTGGTGCTGATGTGCTTCTTGTACAGCGCCGACATCCGCAAGCAGGTCCCGGGATTGTTCATCCTCAACCTTACCTTCTGCAACCTGTTGATGACCGTCTCCAGCATGCCCCTGACCTTGGCTGGCATCATTTACAAGAGGCAACCGGGAGGAGATCAGATCTGCCACATTGTGGGCTTCCTGGAGACTTTCCTTACCACGAATTCCATGTTGAGCATGGCAGCATTGAGCATTGACAGGTGGATTGCCGTGGTCTTCCCTCTAAGTTACCACTCCAAAATGAGGTACAGAGATGCTGCTCTCATCCTGAGCTACACGTGGTTACACTCTGTGTCGTTCCCCATAGTGGCAGCGTCTCTCTCCTGGGTGGGTTTCCATCACCTCTATGCCTCCTGCACCTTGTACAACAAGAGACCAGAGGATAGGACACAGTTTGTGATTTTCACTGGGGTCTTTCACACCCTcagcttcctcctctcccttaTAGTCCTGTGTTTCACTTATCTCAAAGTGCTGAAGGTGGCACGGTTCCACTGTAAGCGGATTGACGTGATCACTATGCAGACCCTGGTACTGCTTGTGGACATCCATCCCAGGTAGGTGTCTATGTGCTCAGCAAGAGAGAATGTTGGATGTAGAGGAAGTGAGGACTGGGATTAGTGTTATGTTTAATGCAGTCCGATCGGTGTCACAGCAGGGAGGGCTTGGGAGGGGGAGAAAACAAgcatccttcctgctgcacGTTGCTTTGTacttgtgtttgtgttttttccaGTGGCAGAAAAAAGCCTCCTTTCTTAGGAGCTTGTTTTGGGAGggaatgcaaagaaacaaagcagttttgtCTGAGCATGCATTTCCCTTTGAGACAGTGATCAGACCACTGCTCTTTGTCTCAGAAGGTGGATTTAGCAATCGATAGATTTACAGATTTTAGCAGTGTCAGCCCGAAACACTGTTTCTCGCCGAGAGGGAGCACATGTCCCTAGCTCAGAGCTGAGAGGGAAGGGGAGCTGGGGCACtcactgctcctccagctgtgtCCATGTTGCTGTGCTCTCTGTAACTTTATCCTCCCAAAGGCAGCATCGTGAGGGAATAACATCTGCTAAATACGTATGCTTGAATGCCTGTATTTAAATCCCATAGAGATACTTCGGTAGCAATGTTGATATGACAAGTGAGGGATGTAGAAAGCTCATTGCTAATGAGAGTCCTTAAGCGAGAGAATTGTTAGGAGAAAAGTCTCCAGGGGCTGGGAGAAGAATGGCAAGCACCAAGAAGGCATGGATGTGTGTAGGGAAGCTGTGCAAGTGTCCTGTCAGAGACGATGTGCAGGCTATAAATCTTACATAAATAGGACATGTCTGGGTCTGCAAGGGAAGCAGATTttgctggggaagggagagtggGAGTGACTTTTTCCTGATCATTAAGGGTGCAGAGCTGTACAGCTGAAGGAGATAAAGGTTTGCTGGATGGAAGCCCTGGGGTGCGGGGCCAgtgagaaggcagcagcaggatgagcCAGAGCAATCTGTCTGGGAAAAGGGGAATTAGAAATCAATCCACAAACCTAAGGCAGGATGGGGTGGCTGATGGACCACAGTAGGCTCTGGGCTTGGAGGCTCCGATGAGCTGAGGCAGATAGGTTAAGGACCAGCTGAGACTGGGACAAGGTGGGAAAGAGAGAGTGAGCTATGGGCAGGGAAAACATGGGACATGGTTCAGTGAGCATGGTGGTGATGaattgatggttggacttggtatcttagtggtcttttctgaccttaatgaGCCTATAGTTCTGAGGTTCTCTGAAACCAGGCTGCTGGTTGTAGAGTGGGAGGAAATGGGCCCAGTTTGCTGGGAGTTTTGCTTAGAGGAGGAGTGTGACTGGAGCAGGTGATTGGGAAGGAGAGACTCCAACAGACTCACCTGGAGAAAGGTGGAGAAGATGGTTTGGCGATGGAGGACCTGTGAAGGATGTGCATGCTGACTGGGAGACTGTCAGGGACTGAGTCTGTAAGTTCACactgaagggaagggaagggaagtgtCTTTGAGCAaggtgctggcagctggcagTGCAGGCAGGTGTCTGATatggggaagaagagaggaaagccATGAGCAGATGGGTTGTCCCATAGTAGCATCCCATCTTGCTGTTATCTGCAGGCTGGAGgcaagcagcagccacaggagTGGAAGGAAGCACATGTGGCTGTCCTCAAAACGAGGTCAGAGCTTGGGGATTCCTTAGCCTGAGGCAAAGAAGTCTGAAAGGATCAGGGCAGGACAGTACTGTGTCAGAGGAACAGAAACGTTTGCTTAAAATTCTCCAGTTAAGCTGTCTGATCCATGTCTTGACCACAAATGTGGAACAGAACTTTGGGTGAGTTCTGTTCCTGCTTTTGAGAAACACACGTATAAATCTTCCCTTATCCACCaagtcagagaggaaaaaaacagcctcCTACCCCATGCACTGTCTGGTTTGCTGAACTGTACCCCAGTTGCTCTCAATTCCTGCTATGGCCACTTGCAGGGCAGTGCTGTAGACGTGATGAGGCTGTTTGAAATAGCAATCCTTACACCTAATGCTTAAAGTATGGCTAGATTGTACAGAAAagcttagggaaaaaaaaaaaaaggcagaagtcACAACAGTATTCTCCTCCTCTGCATTTTTTCATGTCTGAGTTAACTAGAAGGTATTCCTGCATTTCACCATCATCTCGCAGAAGAGCAGTTCACAGGGCTGTGGATATTGTACCTCTTCATTGGAGGAGATGGAGTTTTACAGGCACTTTGCTGCCAGtaacctctgctgctgttattCAGCTCTTAAATCAGGCCATTCTCTAGGAAAGGGGAGTGTTGATTTCTCTGGACTACAGCAGTGATGGCTGATTGAAACCTATAGTGCTGCTGTCCTGTCAgtgacagctgcagcagctgtaggGTCAGATCTTAGACTCCGCACAGAGGCTCTTCACAGTGATCTACATCGAGTTATATAAGTGGCACATGTACAGGAACGTTTAGTGTTTCTGATAGTACCCAACAGTGTAACATGGGCACTGGGAGGACATGCATGAGAGGCCAAAGTTTGCAGTTGTAGCTTAGCCTACCCCTGACTATTGCGTGGTCTGGTTTTAGCGCTGAGAAATGTGTACAGACAATTTTCTGCTCCTTGTGACTCAGAATCCGCCCGCCAGGGGGTCTGGGACAGGCGTTGTGACAGATGGCTTTATTACCTGTGACTTGGGGAGACACAAGTGATCTTCTGAAGATCATTTGAGATGAGTACGAAGGAAACCTCTAAACACCGCACAGAACTGTGTGAATGTTTAGGGCACATGTCCTTTCATGTTAGCTTTGGCATTTTTACTGGGTACTGCTTTCTCTTGACTTTGTTCCCTAGACTGAGCTATCTGAGTTACCGTGAGAGGCTTGGGCAAGAATTCTCTTAAGTGCTTAACTCATGTATTTCTCAACCGAAATTATCTGTACTATCATTTTAGTGTATCCAGCTCTTAAAGATAGTGGATCTTAAGGTTCTTTATCTCATaagctttgtttaaaatacCAAACCTTCAAAGGGATATATCTCAGATTTTCCAGGATATTAAAATCTTTGAATGAAAGCTTAGTCAACAATCCAGTTCTATTACCAGTGTCACCCATGGAACCTGTGTTTATGTTGTTATCTAACTGCACAAAAGAGTGCACAAAAGCAAAATACCCATCTGAGCACATGATCTGTATGAAGGAATGAGATAAAGTACTTTCATTTGTGGTGTGGTATTTACTAGCTACGTCTGGAAATGctgaacaaaagaaatcagtCGAAGCCTTCAGGACTTTCCACGTCACACGTGAGCTCCTAGAGTCCACAAAGGCTTTGTGTATACCAATGAATGTGTGGAGAGATATAAtgggggggtgggagaggggaaCTATTGGGGACCAAAAatacccccccacacaccctaACAGCATCCTAATTGAAAtggctttggattttttttttcctattctgatGCATGCTTGGGATATTGAGCCTCAGTGCAGGGCTTAAGTGAAGCTGCTGAACCTCTGAGATCCTCTATTTGCACCTGAAAGTACTCCAAGTtcttcagctcctgcagaaCTGGAAGCTTAGGTTCCCTTTAACaggtggatttctttttttactgctcAGCTGTCATTTTGAGCTGCATATAACTCAGATGTAGAACATGTAACACCGTTTTAGTTCTGCTTGGGCATATTCTTTGAGAGCAAGGcaatttgttatttcttttgttcacTTTTCCATCatggcagctgctctggggaCTGGATGGGTGAgagtaaataaaaaggaaataatgaaaaaggtttttgttttttttagccCAATCAAAAGATAACATCAGAACTGTCTGACACAGATAGCACCAAAGCACCTTGAGATCCTCAGGACACAACGCATGCTTAGATGTTGATCAGACAGCTACAGCAAACAACACACAGGTGTGGTCATAAACCATAGAGCTATTAATATATGCAAGCATGGAACCTGACAATGAATCACTGATTACAAATTTACAATAAAACCAGAGGAAGACAAGCTCCAAGCTGTTATAAAGTGCAGTGCATAGGCCAGACCACCCAAGTCACGTGGTTACTTTGCCACAAGATGTGTGCAATGGGTCCACAGGCAGCAACACTGCTATGTGCCTAGAGAGGGATGTTGGCAGGCAGCCTGACTTTGGTTTCATCCTTTCCCAAAGGAAGTATGTTGGCAGATTCACCAGTTCAGGTGCAGATGGCTCCGGGAGGTACAACCTGTGCTTCCAATCCTACAGAAACACCTGGAGAACCACATCCCTGGGCTTCACCCAGCTAGCACAGAAGTTGCACAAGCAGGTAGAAGAGGATGGAAAAATGACAGGACTAATCAGAAATAAGGCTGCTTTGAGCCTCAGACTtaaaaaacttcagtttttcagatttGTTGTCTAGTTTCTGGCTTTGCAAAGTGCTCACCATGTGCACAAGCTGTTGTGAGATTTATGGCTACACCATTCACAGCTACTGGATATAATGATTGCTTCAGTGCTGGGCTGACTTCTAAGAGGGTATTTTTCCTGTTACCATTTCATTGCGCTTTATTTCTTACTTAGCTGGGTGGTTTCTCCTACCTGTGATATGGTTGCTTGAATTGCTTTTCCTATGGAAGTAGGTGGGAGCGGGTGTGGATATAAGTGTACGTACATGCATTTCTCAGTAATTGGATTTGGAAGGTAAGATCATGTAAAGCAGTAATACTCACAGTTCTCCTGTGGAAATGCAGCACATTGGTTATTGGGTTATGTGAAATCAGCACGTACTGAAAGAATTGATTTCAATTATTCCAGAAGTATAGCTGTTAAAGTTTGCTACCTGATATTATGATTCATGTTCTTGTTTGTGTTGAATGTCATGCAGTGTAAGAGAGCGTTGTCTAGAAGAGCAGAAGAGACGGAGGCAACgagcaacaaagaaaataagtacCTTCATTGGTACCTTTATACTTTGTTTTGCACCTTATGTTATCACAAGGTAAGCAGGAGCCtatgttctgaaaaaaaatggtcaGAAAAGCAAGGCAATGCACCAGAAACTGATGCAAGCTCCTTATGAAAGTTCTGTGCTATGTTTCACCTACCAGAGATTCTATTTGCTGAGCCAACCACATTATGTAGAATGTCACAGCATTTCCAGTCCAATCCCTCTGTAGTCTGTGAGCCAGACCCCATCCAGTGAGCCAAGTCAATGGGTGGGCTGCATGGCAGGGACTAAGGAGTTCAGTCCCCAGGTGCTGTGAGACCAAGAACCCTCAGACTACCTCAGTGGCCCAGGGGCTGAGCCAACCCATTCTGTAGGACACTAGTATGAATAGGCTAGGATGGAGAGTTCTGACTGTAGAAGACATGGATGAGGTGAGAAAACAGCCCACAGATTTAAAGAGCAGCTTTCTTGGACAGAGTTCTTGGTCATAAACATCAAATATCAAAGTTAGTCTGGCTTACAGCTAAAGAAAATCTTGCAATTTATGGTCAGATGTCCCTATTTATCTAGCagcttatttctgaaaatggctCCTGTGGGAAACACAGAAGTACTccaatgaaacaaaattactgAAAAGCAAGTATTTCTGGATTAGTATTAGCAagtttttgaaaggaaatttaCAACCTGTGCTTGTTattaaaactcagaaaaaactgaaatactgctacgcggaacagagaaagaaatatatatatatacacctaAAGCATCACTTATTCCAGTATTATTGGAGAGAAATTACTAGGACTAAATTCagaattgcaaaaaaaaagccacaacaacCCCACACTGAAAAACCTGAATTAAGACTCAATGTAAGTGGTCAATAGAAAAAcccctttttccttcactgtacAATATCCTGAATTTCTGTTTCGAACAAGACAACTAACAAGCAGTCTTGCAGTCTCTTGTTAGAAAGGAAAACCTGCATACCACATTAATTTTATGTTCATGATAATAATAGCTAATTGATCTGTACTAATAACTTGTGACAGCATTGGGAGTACATTTGTACAGCATTATGAAATTTTTCTTCACACTGACTATACAGTGGCAGAGGCCATGCCCTGTGCTCTGAAAGGCTATGGAAGGATTTATAATTATGGGTGCTTAGCCTTAACTCTGAAACTATGAGATATTAGAGTATGCCTTGCTTCAGGTGGttggatttcattttatattgGGTGTGTGAAGCTAATGAAAATCATCATAGGCACTGAATAGCTCTCAGCTCAGCCCTGATGACACCAAGAACATAAGCCAGGGCTATTGGAAGCATTTCTATTCTCCTTGCAGCTCAGGCCAGCATTCAGCCACCACCTCCCCACTACCACTGAGCTTCGAGGCAATCTGTGCTCTCCTAATCCTGAAGTACAAAAAGGGGAGTGCTAGAAAAATCCTCAACCTACAGGTGACattcttgtttgtttactgaaagtgaaatgaaacaattgGATTTCCATTTGCCACCAAGTGCACTATAGAATTACATGTTTAAGATATTAGAAAAATTATCACAGCTAAACAGTTTGTAGTTGGGAAGTATAGGAACTGAGTAACAGACAAGTACAAGAGCCACTTTTGAAAGCAAGTTAGGGAACTATGTAGCCAATGCTGTAGAATTTAATTAACAGGTagcactgaaatattaattcaccctcactgaaaacatctttctgGTTGAAATGTCTCATGAAAATTGAAGCTATGCATATAATTTCCATCaataatgagaaacaaaacccTCTTTCAAAGGCAATAAAGTATATGACACAACTTGAAGACATTTAATTGTTTCTACATCAAATAGAATTGCGTACCTTGGGGTTTACCCGCAGTTGTTTGTTGCTATGTATCTGCAAATGTCAAAAATAATACACAAAAATGGCAAAGTCTTTAAATGTCAGggacaaaaggaaataattgaagaaaatatcGTAGATTCTGTTGATAAAAGTGTTGACTTTTTAATTGGTCAGTCACTGAAGGCAGAATTAATATGCCTAGACTTACAACCTTACATTGTCCATGTGATGTGCTCTAAATGGAGTTTGTTTAGGGCTCATAGGACTGGGTGACAGGTTCAGACACAAATTTGTTAAACCTTGATCATTCAAGGCATCCACTGCACTTAATTAAACTTAATCAAATTCAGTATCTGTAAAACATTTGACCAAAGTAAATCAACCCCATTAAAATCAAGATGTCAGCAGAAGCTAACTGTGTTTGTCTTTggatgctgctttttaaaaaaaaaaaagaaaaaaaaaagaaaaaaaagttatcaaCCACTATTTAGAAGGGGAGGTTGGAAGGAGCGCATTGACTTAGGCAAgatgaaaggagaggaaaatgatgGCAGCTCTTTGGGAACTCAGAGCAGCTCACAGTGATGAGCTGAGCCAAATTCTCAAGCATTTTCACATAACACAGCCTGGTCACCTCCAATACCTAACTTGCCCCTGAGCCCATAACTCCCAGTAGGTACTGGGTGTTCCTCTATTCATATGCGTAATACTTTCAACCCTTGTCTCCACTGAAGCAGGAATGATCTCCCAGGAGAACAAAACACGAATGCAGAATGTGTCTGAAATGGCTATTGAGCtcagtaaagaaataaagaacctgaaaataatttgttctttgATAATAGGACTTATTAATGTAAAGATGATATTTGTGACAGAATGATATTTCTCTCTGAGAAATGGTTATTTCTGGTTATCAATGACTAATGCTTAATTATTTGACAGTGAAATTAAGAGCATATAACATAAATTGTAAAACTTCAGAAAGTTCCCATTATGTCATGATTCCATGAAATTATTCATTAAATACAGTTTAG encodes the following:
- the GPR26 gene encoding G-protein coupled receptor 26, whose translation is MSIWEVILAFVVVVLMLVALLANVLVLMCFLYSADIRKQVPGLFILNLTFCNLLMTVSSMPLTLAGIIYKRQPGGDQICHIVGFLETFLTTNSMLSMAALSIDRWIAVVFPLSYHSKMRYRDAALILSYTWLHSVSFPIVAASLSWVGFHHLYASCTLYNKRPEDRTQFVIFTGVFHTLSFLLSLIVLCFTYLKVLKVARFHCKRIDVITMQTLVLLVDIHPSVRERCLEEQKRRRQRATKKISTFIGTFILCFAPYVITRLVELSSAIPINSHWGIISKCLAYSKVVSDPFVYSLLRNQYKKTWKDIINKILKRSSINSSALTSESHNRNILQLNE